Genomic segment of Streptomyces sp. NBC_01210:
GCGTACCAGCCGAACCCCCAGCCCAGGCAGGTCAGCAGTCCGTCGGGTCCGTGCGGGAAACGCTCCTCCAGGGCGGCGAGCGCACCCTCGAGGCGCTCGGCGTCCGCGGCGGTGGGGTGGTCCACGACGTCGAGCATGAGCAGCCGGTGGAAGCGCGGGGCGAGCGGACGGCCCTCCTCGTCGGTGAGAAAGGTCGATTCCCATGCGTGCTGGGCCTCGGGCAGCTTCATACGAGTTCCTTGTCGGGGTCGGGTCCGGTGTACGCATCGGGCTGGAGGCGGGCGTATGCGGCTGCCCAGTCGGCAGGCGGCGTGCCCGGCTCGCTGAACAGCCCGAAGGTCGTACGGACGGCGCTCCCGCTCTCGATGGCCGCGATCAGTGCCACGGCAATGTCCGCTCGGGAGACCATGCCGTCGGCGTGCGGATCCTGGGTGAGGGTGATGGCGTGCGCACCGGGTGGATCGTCGGTGAGCCAGGTGGGGCGGACGATCGTGTACGGCAGCCCGCTGGCGCGCAGATCCTCTTCGGAGGCGATCCTGGCGGGCAGCTGGGTGGCATCGACCCGGCTCAGCGGGTGAGCCCTGCCATGACCGACGACGAACGAGCTGACCAGCATGATGCGCGGGGGCGTGGGCAGTTCGGCAGCGGCGGCGAGCAGGGTACGCATGGCCTGCTGGGCGTGCAGCCGGGCATCGCCGCGCTTGGGGACGAGGACGGCGGCGTCGGCGCCGGTGAGTGCCCGGCGGACGGGTCCGACCTCGTCATAGGTGCCGAGTCGGCCTACGTCATGACCCCTGGCGCCTGCGAGTTCCGCGAAGTGCACCGCGGTGGTGCCGGGCGACATGGTCCCGGCGATGACGAGTCTCATGTCAGCACGGTAGGAGCGGGAAACGACGGAGGGGAAAGACCGCGCTGGTCTCAACTCATAGGCAGCGGTTATGAATTCACCGCGATCCGTATGCTGGCTCCATGATTCCGGAGGCCAGGCTGCTGCGCTATTTCCTGGCCGTCGCCGAGGAACGGAACTTCACCCGCGCCGCCGAGCAACTGCACATCGCGCAACCGGCGTTGAGCGCGCAGATCCGCCGCCTGGAGTCCCAGCTGGGTGTACGGCTGCTGGAGCGGACCACCCGCGTGGTGCGGCTGACCGAAGCGGGCCGCGCGGTCCAGGAACGTGGCCCGGCCGCGCTGGCGGCGCTCGCCGAGGTCTGGGACGCCGCGCGCCGCGCGGGCCGCGGCGAGCTGGGCCGGATCCGGATCGTCTACAGCGCGAGCACCGGGTACGGCACCGTCCCCTACCTGGTGGAGTCCCTGCACCGGCACCACCCCGACATCGAGGTGAGCGCCGAGATGCTCCGCACGCCCGATATCGGTCGGGCCGTGCTGGAGGGCCGTGCCGATGTCGGTATCGCGCGTACTCCGGAGCCGGCCGAGGGTGTGCGCGTGCGGCCGCTGCGCTGGGAGCGCAGAGGGATCCTGGTCGCCTCGGGCCATCCGCTCGCGGCCGCCGCACCGGTCGTCGACCCGGCGGCGATCGCCGCGTTCCCGGTGCTGGCGCATCCGCGCGAGGCCAACCCGGCCCACTACGACGAGCTGGTCGAGCTGTTCCGCCGGGCCGGCGTACGGCCCCGGCTGGTCGAACGGCCGGTGGCATTCGATCCCACCCAGCGCGTACTGCGCGACGCGGAGACCGTCGCCCTGGTCGGCGAGGCCTCCGCGGACGGACTCGCACCGTGGCTGCGGTGGCTGCCGCTGGCCGAGCCCCACGACCGGCTGCTGGTCGCGCTCGTGCTGCCGGACCTCGCGCCCCCGTCGGCCGAGCGTTTCGAGCGGGTGGCACTCGAGGCGGCGGCGGAGGCGGGCTGGCTGCCCGGTTGACACGGTCCACCGGGTGTCGTCACAACGAGACGCCGACGCGGATCGCGTCGGCGTCTCGGGCACTGCGGGGCCGGATCAGTCGCGCTGGGTGCCCTTCGGCAGGGTCCGCAGCTCCATGGTCCGCGCGGTGCTGGAACCGAAGCCGAAGTCCAGCAGCTTGCCCGCGTCGGTGAATCGGACGTTGGGGTCGGCTTCGCCGAGGAGGACTCCGACGTAGGTCTTGGTGCCGCGGGTGGCCGCGAAGACCAGGCAGTAGCCCGCCGCCGAGCCGGAGCCGGTCTTCACACCGACGGCGCCGCTGTAGGAGCCGAGCAGCTTGTTGGTGTTGTACCAGGTGTACGTGCGGGTGCCGCCGGTGCTCGTCGTGGCGGTCGTCTTGTACTGCGTCGCCTTGACGACATCGCGGAGGGTGGCACTGCTGAAGGCGTGCCGGGCCATCTTCGCGAGGTCGGCCGGGGTCGTGTAGTTGCTGCCTGCCGAAGAGATGCCGTCGAACGAGTCGTACTTGGTGTTCTTCAGACCGAGCTGGGTGGCCTTCGCGTTCATCTTCCCGATGAACGACTTGGTGCGCGCGGCGGTCGTCGTGCCGGTGCCGAAGGTGTCGGCCAGCGCGTACGCGGCATCACAGCCGGAGGGCAGCATCAGCGCGGACAGCAGCTGACGGACAGTCACCTTGTCGCCCGTCTTCAGGTCCGCGGTGCTCGCGCCCTCCCGGACGACGTAGTCGCGGTACGCCTGCTTGATGGTCACCTTGCGGTTGAGGTCGACACCGGGGGTGGTGAGGACCACGATCGCGGTCGTGACCTTCGTCGTGCTGGCCATCTGGCGGCGGATGTCGTTGGCCTTGCCGTAGACCGCCTTGCCCGTCGCCTGGTCCAGCAGGAAGCCGCCCTTGGCGTTTATGGCCGGGATCGGCTGCGCCGCCTGGGCGGGCGCGGCGAGGGGGGAGGCCGTCAGCAGCAGGCCTCCCGCAAGGACGACCGTGGCGGCTCTGCGCAGGCCGGTGTGACTGGACATCAAAGGGAACGCTCCGAATCCGCGAATGGGTTGAAAAGGGATCAAAAGAACCCGGGGTGCAAGGAGGGTCTCGATACGAGACACATGAGTACGCCAAAGGGATGTACGCGACGGCACGATAGTTGTGTCCACTTCGTGCGCCCGGGCCCCGTCCTGCATCGTGGACCCGGCTTTCTGATGCACCTGTGTTGTATCTAAGCTGTGCGCATGCCCGCCGCCGCTCCCGCCGCAGAACGCGTCTACACCCACATCAAGCAAGCAGTCCTCGACCGTCGTTACGAGGGCGGCACTCTCCTCACCGAGGGCGAGCTGGCCGACGCGGTCGGCGTCTCGCGCACCCCCGTCCGTGAGGCGCTGCTCAAGCTCGAGGTCGAGGGTCTGATCAAGCTCTATCCGAAGAAGGGCGCACTCGTGCTCGCCGTCTCCGCGCAGGAGATCGCGGATGTGGTGGAGACCCGCCTGCTGGTCGAGGAGCACGCGGCCCGCAAGGCCGTACCGGCGTCGCCGCGGCTGCTCGCCCGGCTCGAAGAGCTCCTTGAGCAGCAGAAGCGGCAGGGCGAGGCGGGCGACCTGGCGGCCGTCGCCGTCACCGACCGCTGTTTCCACGCCGAGATCGTACGCAGCGGAGGCAACGAGATCCTCTCCCGCCTCTACGACCAACTGCGCGACCGCCAGCTGCGGATGGGCGTCGCCGTGATGCACTCCCACCCCGACCGGATCGCCAAGAACGTCGCCGAACACAGCGAGATCCTCGAAGCCCTGCGCGCCGGCGACCCGGACGCGGCAGCCGCGCTCGTGCACCGGCACGTCGGCTGGTTCAGCAATCTGGCGCGGGGCGAGGTCCGGTGAGCGCCTCCGCCGTCGCGCTGCCCGGCGATCCACCCGGCGGCCGCCGCGCCGCCGCGGTGTGGGGCATCGGCGTCGCCGTCTACTTCGTCGCCGTCATCTTCCGTACGTCGCTGGGCGTCGCCGGCCTCGACGCCGCCGACCGCTTCGACGTCAACGCCTCCGCACTCTCCACCTTCTCCATCCTTCAGCTGCTGGTCTACGCCGGGATGCAGATACCCGTCGGTCTGATGGTCGACCGCCTGGGCACAAAGAAGGTCCTGACCCTCGGCGTGGTGCTGTTCACCGTCGGGCAGCTGGGCTTCGCGCTCTCACCGTCGTACGGGACGGCACTCGCCTCGCGCGCGCTGCTCGGCTGCGGCGACGCCATGACCTTCATCAGCGTGCTGCGGCTCGGCTCGCGCTGGTTCCCGGCCCGGCGCGGACCGCTGATCGGGCAGGTCGCCGCGCTCTTCGGGATGGCGGGCAACCTTGTCTCGACCGTCGTCATCGCCCGCATGCTGCACGGCCTCGGCTGGACCGCCACCTTCGCGGGCAGCGCGGCAGCCGGACTGGTCGTGCTGGTGCTGCTGTCGCTCTTCCTCAAGGACCACCCGGAGGGCCACGAGCCACCGCCCGCCCAGCACGCGGGATCCGCGTTCGTACGGAAGCAGATCGCCGAGTCCTGGCGTGAACCCGGCACCCGTCTCGGCATGTGGGTGCACTTCACCACCCAGTTCCCCGCCATGGTGTTCCTGCTGCTGTGGGGGATGCCGTTCCTGGTCGAGGCACAGGGTCTCTCCAGGGAGACCGCCGGTGAGCTGCTGACGCTGGTGGTGCTCTGCAACATGGTGGTCGGGCTGGTGTACGGGCAGGTGATCGCCCGGCACCACGCGGCACGGGTCCCGCTGGCCCTCGGCACGGTCGGCGCGACCGCGCTGCTGTGGGCAACCACCATCGCGTACCCCGGTGACCGGGCCCCGATGTGGCTGCTGATCACCCTGTGCACGGTGCTCGGGGCGTGCGGGCCCGCGTCGATGATCGGGTTCGACTTCGCCCGGCCGGCCAATCCGCCTCAGCGGCAGGGGACGGCGTCGGGAATCGTCAACATGGGTGGTTTCGTGGCCTCGATGACGACGCTGCTGGCGGTCGGGGTGCTGCTGGACGCGACCGGCGACAACTACCGGATCGCGTTCTCGTCGGTGTTCGTGCTGGAGACGCTGGGCATCGCGCAGATTCTGCGGCTGCGGGCGCGCACGGTACGGCGGGAGCGGGAGCGGCTGGTGGCGAGCCGGGTGGAGGCCGTGCACGTACCGGTGTGAGCGTGTGAGGGGTCCCCGGCGGACGACGGCGCCCCGCCGGCCGCCGACCGGTGAAACCCGACCCTGAAACCCGACCCTGAAACCCGACCGCTGAAACCCGACCGCTGAAAACCGACCGCTGAATCCCGACCGGTGGAGGTCGCCCCCGGGCGACCCGCCCGGCGCGCCTACGGCGTAACCGCGAACTCCCGCAGGATCGCGGCCGCCAGTTCGGCGTCACCGTCCACCTTGACCCGGTCCGACACCGCGCTCGCCCGCACCCGGCCGCAGGCCAGCCGGTAGAAGGTCTCCCAGTCCAGCGCGAGGGTCACCACGGGGCCGAGCGAGGGCGCGCCGTCGACCGTGCCGCGGCCGTCCGCGTCCACCCGCACCGTACGGAGGAATTCGAGCGGGCCGTGCACATCGAAGACGACGGCCGAGTTGGCCGGGGCGCCCGCGTCCTTGGCCACCACCTTGGGCAGGGCTTCCAGAAGGCAGTCACGGGCGATGTAGGCGCCGGGGGAGTCGAGGTTGCCCGGCTTGCCCAGCGCCGACCGCAGATCCTGCTCATGCACCCAGGTGTCGAATGCGCGCATCCGGATGGCCAGTTCGAGAGTCTGCTCGGCGCCCAGCGGGGCGCGGACCATGGTGTCGGGGGTGCGGCTCTCATTGCGCAGCTGACGGGCCCGGCGGATGATCGTGTACTCCAGTTCGGAGGTCATCTCCGGCGCCGTGTGGTGCCGGCGCACATCGACCTGCATCTCCATGTAGCGGGTGAACTCGCTCTGCACATGGTAGAGATCACGCGGCAGTGTGTGGATGGGCCGCGGATCGCCGAGCATCTCGCACTCCATGCCGATGACATGCGAGACCAGGTCGCGCACGGACCAGCCGGGGCACGGCGTGGGCCGGTTCCACTCGCCCTCGACGAGCGGCTGCACCAGCTCGGCTATCGATTCAATGGAGTGGGTCCAGGCATCGGCGTAGGTCTGGAGGCTGGGATGGACGGTCACGGGACCCCTCGGCGGTTCTGCGGTACGCGGGCTGGGCTGCTGACTGCTGGGCTGCGTGGGAGGCTCGGCAGTTAAGTTACGCTGCCGGACGGCAGCCCGGCAGTGCTTTCGTGTGACGATCGTAGGCCCGTGATGACGGCTCGAATGCCAGGACGGTGGTAGTGTGCGCGCCTCCCTCATCCAGATCGCAGTAGACCCGGACGAATCGGTCAATTCCCGCAGACGGCGCGTCGCCTCGCTCGTGCGCGACCAGCGGGGCGCCGACCTGGTGGTGCTTCCGGAGTTGTGGCCCGTCGGGGCGTTCGCCTATGAGTCGTTCGCCGACGAGGCCGAATCGCCGGCCGGTGCGACGTACGAGGTGATGGCGAAGGCCGCGAGCGACGCCGGAGTGTGGCTGCACGCGGGCTCCGTCGTCGAGCGCGCCCCGGACGGCACCTTCTACAACACCTCCCTCGTCATCTCCCCCACGGGCGATCTTGCCCGCACATACCGGAAGATCCACCGCTTCGGCTTCGACAAGGGTGAGGCGGTGATGATGGGCGCGGGCGACGAGCTCGTGACCGTCGCGCTGCCCGGGACCGAGTCGTCGCCGGGGCTCACATTGGGCCTCGCGACCTGCTACGACCTGCGTTTCCCGGAGCTGTTCCGAGGTCTGGTGGACGCCGGGGCGCAGGCGTTCGTCGTCCCGGCGGGCTGGCCGGCCCGCCGCCGCGAGCACTGGCGGCTGCTGGCCCGCGCCCGCGCCGTGGAGAACCAGGCGTACGTCCTGGCCTGCGGCACCGCAGGCACCCACGCCGGCGTCGAGCAGGCCGGACACAGCATCGTGGTCGACCCCTGGGGCGAGATCCTCGCCGAGGCGGGCCCGGACGAAGAGGTCCTGAGCGTCGAGCTGGACCCGGCCAAGGTCGGGACGACACGGGAGCAGTTCCCCGTACTCAAGGACCGCCGGCTGGGGCTCGCGGAACCCCGCCGCCCCTAGGCACCTGTGGCGGGGGTGTTCGCCTACCCGTCCCTTCCCGTAACTGGGGGGCAGGCCCCAGGCCCCCGCACGCCCTTCGGGGGTGCGGGGTCCGGGGTGGAGCCCCGTCGGCGAGGCCTAGTCGTCGTCGCCCGCTCGCTCCTTCTCCGCCATATGGATCACGCAGACCGCGACCGCGATCATGAGCGGCGCGTCCGCGTCCTCCCGTACGACGTTCACGGCGTGCGTCTCCCGCACCCGGAACCACTGCCGGGAGATGTGGGCCAGCAGCTCGCCGTCGTACTCGACCGTGAACTCCCGGTCCAGGATCCGTCCGCTGACATCGAGCTCGGTGCCCTCGACGAGCGTCACGCGGTAGTGATTGCGCAGCAGCGACAGCCGCTTCTTACGGATGGTGGCGAGCGGCTTGTCGTCACGCTCGATGGTCATTGTGTCCCGCAGGCTGAGCAGCTTCTTGCGCAGCGTGATCAGGACCAGCCCGGTCGGATCCTTGAGCTCCAGGGTGTCCCGCAGGCTCAGCGCCTTGCCGTCGACGAGGAAGGCTTGGCGGCCGGCTTCGTCCTCGATCCAGTAGTCCTCGCCGATGGCGAAGATCTTGTCGCGCACGAGGTATTTCATGCCTGGAATGACTACCCCGCTCCGTGCTGTTGGATGGAGGTATGGCTACACGTGCACGCGTTCGGGCCCCCGAGCTGATCGGCAAGGGCGGCTGGCTCAACACAGGCGGAAAGCAGTACACCCTTGCTGACCTGCGAGGACGTATTGTCATTGTTGATTTTTGGACATTTTGCTGTATTAACTGCCTGCATGTCCTGGACGAGCTGCGGGAGCTCGAGGAGAAGCATCGCGACACCGTCGTGATCATCGGGGTCCACTCGCCGAAGTTCGTGCACGAGGCCGAGCACCAGGCCGTCGTCGACGCCGTCGAGCGCTACCAGGTGCACCACCCGGTACTCGACGACCCCGAGCTCGCCACCTGGAAGCAGTACGCCGTCCGGGCCTGGCCCACGCTCGTCGTCATCGACCCCGAGGGCTATATCGTCGCCCATCACGCCGGCGAGGGGCATGCCCACGCCATCGAGCAGCTTGTGGAGGAGCTCGAGGCCGAGCACGCCGCGAAGGGAACGCTGCGGCGCGGGGACGGGCCGTATGTCGCGCCCGAGCCGGTCGCCGGCGATCTGCGCTTCCCCGGCAAGGCCCTGCTGCTGCCCTCCGGGAACTTCCTCGTCTCCGACTCGACCCGGAATCAGCTGGTCGAGCTGGAGCCGGACGGTGAGAGCGTCGTACGGCGTATCAGCGGCACCGGCACCAGCACCAGCGGCGGCGGCGGCGAGTTCAACGAGCCGCAGGGCCTCGCGCTGCTGCCCGACGGCCGGGTCGCGGTCGCGGACACCGTGAACCACACCATCCGTGCGTACGACCCCGAAACCGGCGCGGTCGAGACTCTCGCAGGCACCGGCAAGCAGTGGTGGCAGGGCTCGCCGACGAGCGGCCCGGCACTCGATGTGTCGCTCTCCTCGCCGTGGGACGTGGCCTGGTGGGGCGGGCAGCTGTGGATCGCGATGGCGGGCGTCCACCAGCTGTGGACGTACGACCCGGCGGCCGGGACCGTGCAGGTCGCGGCCGGTACCACCAACGAAGGCCTCGTCGACGGGCCGGCGGCCGAGGCGTGGTTCGCGCAGCCGTCCGGGCTCGCGGCGACCGAGGACCGGCTGTGGATCGCCGACTCGGAGACCTCGGCGGTGCGCTGGATCGACCGCGATCTGGTGGTGCACACGGCGGTCGGCACCGGCCTCTTCGACTTCGGGCACCGGGACGGTGCCGCCGGGCAGGCGCTGCTGCAGCACCCGCTGGGTGTCACCGCGCTGCCCGACGGGTCGGTCGCCATCAGCGACACGTACAACCACGCGCTGCGCCGCTTCGATCCCGCGAGCGGTGAAGTGACCACGCTCGCCACCGACCTGCGGGAGCCGAGCGGCGCCGTGCTGGCCGGCGACGACATCGTGGTGGTGGAGTCCGCCAGGCACCGGCTGACCCGGCTGCGGCTGCCGGAGGAGGCGGTACGCGTCGAGGCCGTCGCCCACCGCACCCAGCGCGCCGCCACCGACGTCGCCCCGGGCAGGCTCCGGCTGGACGTGGTCTTCCAGGCCCCGGCCGGCCAGAAGCTCGACACCCGGTACGGCCCTTCGACCCGGCTGCTCGTCTCCTCGACCCCACCCGAGCTGCTGAGGAACGGGGAGGGCACGGGCACCGATCTCTCGCGCGAGCTGGAGATCGACCCGGCGGTGACCGAGGGCGTACTGCATGTCTCGGCGATGGCGGCGTCCTGTGACGACGACCCCGAGAACGAGTACCCGGCCTGCCATATGCACCAGCAGGACTGGGGTGTCCCGGTCCGGGTGAGCGCCGAGGGGACGACGCGGCTGCCGCTCGTACTGGCCGGGATGGACCAGGGGTAGGAGCGTGGGCCGCGGCCAGGGTGTTTGAGAAGTCCCGCCCTAGTGGAACAGGCCCTGCTTCTCGAGCTGTCGCCCTGCCGCGCCGTCCAGGCAGCCGGCCACCCACAGCCCGGGGTCGTACGTCGCCTTCAGTCCGCCCCGGCCCTCCGCCCGGAACCGCTCGCACCCGCCGGCCAGCAGGTCCTTCGCCTGCCGGCCGGTCGGGTCGTAGTGCCTGATGCGGTTGCCCTGGATGAAGCCCGCCTCGTACGAGATGTCCTGCGCCCAGGGCGGCCGTTCGTTGTACTGCTGGATCACCAGCCAGCAGGCCGCGAGCAGGACCGCGGCCGCCGAGGCGAACGCGAGGGACAGGGTGCGGCGCGACGGGCCCGGGTGGTGCGTCGCGCCGGCTGTCGGATGACCGAGCAGAACCATGGGCACCACCGTGCCGGGCCGGCCCTTTCCCGGATGTTTCGCGAATAGGCACGCCAACGCGTCAACACCCGTCCCGGCAGGGTTACTTGACGTCGACGGTGCCCGTGACCTTCGGGTTCATCAGGTGCGCGCTGTCCACGTCCATGTGCAGGGCGAAGATCGTGCCGTCGCCCCGCTCCTTGAAGCTCTTCTTGAACGTGCCGTTGGCCGCGGTCTTCACCTCGCCCAGCAGGTACGACTCCTTCGGCTTGCCCTTGGGTGAGAAGAAGATCATCACCTTCCTGCCGCCGTACGCCTTCCAGGCCGGCGCGGCGTGCTGCAGCGTGCCGGAGACGGCGATCGCGCCGCGCTTCTTCACCTTCGGCGTGACCTTGTAGTCCTTGATGCGGGTCGGGATGAGGCTCGCCTTGAGGACCGGGCTCACCGACCCCTGCACATTCGCGGAGCCGGAGTAGACCGCGCGGTAGTGGCCGGACGCCGGTGCGGGGATGTCCGCCAGGAAGTACCTGTCCTTGGTGAGCGTCAGCGTCTTGAGCTTCGCCCAGCCGTCCTTGCCGTTCTTGGACACCTGGATGTCGAGCTTGTTGTGCGGTCGCGGGGCGCCCTCGACCTCGAGCAGACCGGACACGGTCAGCTTTGAGTCGAAGCCGAGCTTGATCGCGAACTGGTCGATGGAGCTGTAGCCGGTGGTGCGGAAGGTGAGCGGGGCGGTCGGCTTGTTGGAGAACCAGTCGCCGTAGCTCACCTTCAGCTGCCGCTTGTCGCCCGCGAAGGGGATCTTCGTCTCGAGGCTGAAACGCCCGTCCTTGTCGGTGACTGCGCTCCCCTCCCACGTCCCCGCCGCGTTCACGACCTCCACGTCCGCGTAATTCGTCGTCTTCCAGACGCCGTTGAGCTCGTACTCGACCTTGCCGATGACCTTGACCGGCGCGCCGAACCTGCCGCTGAACTCGGACGTGTCGAGCGTGACGCGGGCGGGCAGGCCCTTGGGCGCGACCTGCAGCAGCTCGCTCGACAGATAGCCGTAGGACGCACGGACCGGGCTGGGCCGGGAGTTCGCGATGAACCAGTCGGAGAACCTGCCGTCCGCGTCCGTCCGCACGACCTCGTCGTAGGACCCGTTGTGGATGCGCACGCTCGAATCGGCGACGGGCTTGCTCTCGTG
This window contains:
- a CDS encoding NHL domain-containing thioredoxin family protein, producing MATRARVRAPELIGKGGWLNTGGKQYTLADLRGRIVIVDFWTFCCINCLHVLDELRELEEKHRDTVVIIGVHSPKFVHEAEHQAVVDAVERYQVHHPVLDDPELATWKQYAVRAWPTLVVIDPEGYIVAHHAGEGHAHAIEQLVEELEAEHAAKGTLRRGDGPYVAPEPVAGDLRFPGKALLLPSGNFLVSDSTRNQLVELEPDGESVVRRISGTGTSTSGGGGEFNEPQGLALLPDGRVAVADTVNHTIRAYDPETGAVETLAGTGKQWWQGSPTSGPALDVSLSSPWDVAWWGGQLWIAMAGVHQLWTYDPAAGTVQVAAGTTNEGLVDGPAAEAWFAQPSGLAATEDRLWIADSETSAVRWIDRDLVVHTAVGTGLFDFGHRDGAAGQALLQHPLGVTALPDGSVAISDTYNHALRRFDPASGEVTTLATDLREPSGAVLAGDDIVVVESARHRLTRLRLPEEAVRVEAVAHRTQRAATDVAPGRLRLDVVFQAPAGQKLDTRYGPSTRLLVSSTPPELLRNGEGTGTDLSRELEIDPAVTEGVLHVSAMAASCDDDPENEYPACHMHQQDWGVPVRVSAEGTTRLPLVLAGMDQG
- a CDS encoding MFS transporter, with translation MSASAVALPGDPPGGRRAAAVWGIGVAVYFVAVIFRTSLGVAGLDAADRFDVNASALSTFSILQLLVYAGMQIPVGLMVDRLGTKKVLTLGVVLFTVGQLGFALSPSYGTALASRALLGCGDAMTFISVLRLGSRWFPARRGPLIGQVAALFGMAGNLVSTVVIARMLHGLGWTATFAGSAAAGLVVLVLLSLFLKDHPEGHEPPPAQHAGSAFVRKQIAESWREPGTRLGMWVHFTTQFPAMVFLLLWGMPFLVEAQGLSRETAGELLTLVVLCNMVVGLVYGQVIARHHAARVPLALGTVGATALLWATTIAYPGDRAPMWLLITLCTVLGACGPASMIGFDFARPANPPQRQGTASGIVNMGGFVASMTTLLAVGVLLDATGDNYRIAFSSVFVLETLGIAQILRLRARTVRRERERLVASRVEAVHVPV
- a CDS encoding NAD(P)-binding oxidoreductase, which encodes MRLVIAGTMSPGTTAVHFAELAGARGHDVGRLGTYDEVGPVRRALTGADAAVLVPKRGDARLHAQQAMRTLLAAAAELPTPPRIMLVSSFVVGHGRAHPLSRVDATQLPARIASEEDLRASGLPYTIVRPTWLTDDPPGAHAITLTQDPHADGMVSRADIAVALIAAIESGSAVRTTFGLFSEPGTPPADWAAAYARLQPDAYTGPDPDKELV
- a CDS encoding GntR family transcriptional regulator, which translates into the protein MPAAAPAAERVYTHIKQAVLDRRYEGGTLLTEGELADAVGVSRTPVREALLKLEVEGLIKLYPKKGALVLAVSAQEIADVVETRLLVEEHAARKAVPASPRLLARLEELLEQQKRQGEAGDLAAVAVTDRCFHAEIVRSGGNEILSRLYDQLRDRQLRMGVAVMHSHPDRIAKNVAEHSEILEALRAGDPDAAAALVHRHVGWFSNLARGEVR
- a CDS encoding LURP-one-related/scramblase family protein translates to MKYLVRDKIFAIGEDYWIEDEAGRQAFLVDGKALSLRDTLELKDPTGLVLITLRKKLLSLRDTMTIERDDKPLATIRKKRLSLLRNHYRVTLVEGTELDVSGRILDREFTVEYDGELLAHISRQWFRVRETHAVNVVREDADAPLMIAVAVCVIHMAEKERAGDDD
- a CDS encoding D-alanyl-D-alanine carboxypeptidase family protein, which codes for MSSHTGLRRAATVVLAGGLLLTASPLAAPAQAAQPIPAINAKGGFLLDQATGKAVYGKANDIRRQMASTTKVTTAIVVLTTPGVDLNRKVTIKQAYRDYVVREGASTADLKTGDKVTVRQLLSALMLPSGCDAAYALADTFGTGTTTAARTKSFIGKMNAKATQLGLKNTKYDSFDGISSAGSNYTTPADLAKMARHAFSSATLRDVVKATQYKTTATTSTGGTRTYTWYNTNKLLGSYSGAVGVKTGSGSAAGYCLVFAATRGTKTYVGVLLGEADPNVRFTDAGKLLDFGFGSSTARTMELRTLPKGTQRD
- a CDS encoding maleylpyruvate isomerase family mycothiol-dependent enzyme, whose protein sequence is MTVHPSLQTYADAWTHSIESIAELVQPLVEGEWNRPTPCPGWSVRDLVSHVIGMECEMLGDPRPIHTLPRDLYHVQSEFTRYMEMQVDVRRHHTAPEMTSELEYTIIRRARQLRNESRTPDTMVRAPLGAEQTLELAIRMRAFDTWVHEQDLRSALGKPGNLDSPGAYIARDCLLEALPKVVAKDAGAPANSAVVFDVHGPLEFLRTVRVDADGRGTVDGAPSLGPVVTLALDWETFYRLACGRVRASAVSDRVKVDGDAELAAAILREFAVTP
- a CDS encoding LysR family transcriptional regulator, with product MIPEARLLRYFLAVAEERNFTRAAEQLHIAQPALSAQIRRLESQLGVRLLERTTRVVRLTEAGRAVQERGPAALAALAEVWDAARRAGRGELGRIRIVYSASTGYGTVPYLVESLHRHHPDIEVSAEMLRTPDIGRAVLEGRADVGIARTPEPAEGVRVRPLRWERRGILVASGHPLAAAAPVVDPAAIAAFPVLAHPREANPAHYDELVELFRRAGVRPRLVERPVAFDPTQRVLRDAETVALVGEASADGLAPWLRWLPLAEPHDRLLVALVLPDLAPPSAERFERVALEAAAEAGWLPG
- a CDS encoding carbon-nitrogen family hydrolase; translation: MRASLIQIAVDPDESVNSRRRRVASLVRDQRGADLVVLPELWPVGAFAYESFADEAESPAGATYEVMAKAASDAGVWLHAGSVVERAPDGTFYNTSLVISPTGDLARTYRKIHRFGFDKGEAVMMGAGDELVTVALPGTESSPGLTLGLATCYDLRFPELFRGLVDAGAQAFVVPAGWPARRREHWRLLARARAVENQAYVLACGTAGTHAGVEQAGHSIVVDPWGEILAEAGPDEEVLSVELDPAKVGTTREQFPVLKDRRLGLAEPRRP